DNA from Bacteroides zoogleoformans:
GTATAAGGATAATGACAGCAGTCTGTCTGAAAACACATTTCATTATTTCAATAATTGAATTTGATACTTTTGATACAAAAGTCCGCAAAAGAATTGAAAAAACCAATCTCTTTTCTACCTTTGTAACATTAATTACAATATAATCCTCCTTCTTATGAAAGAACTGAGTATCAAAATCAACCTCAAAATATACCAATACGAAGAGCTGGATGCCGCCGACCGCGAACTGACGGATGCCGCTTGCGAAGCCACGAAACGTAGCTATGCACCCTACTCGCACTTCTCGGTGGGTGCTGCCGCCAGACTGGCAAACGGCATCATCGTAACAGGCACTAATCAGGAAAATGCCGCCTACCCGTCGGGAACTTGCGCCGAACGCACCACTCTGTTCTATGCCAACTCGCAATGCCCCGACCAAGCTGTGGATACTTTGGCCATCGCTGCACGTAATGAACACGGTAACTTTTTGGAAGATCCCATCCCACCTTGCGGAGCCTGCCGACAAGTTATGCTTGAAACGGAAAAGCGCTTCAAGCACCCCATGCGTGTGTTACTGTATGGAACAAAAGGAATTTATGAATTGAACAACATAGGTGAACTACTCCCCTTGTCATTCGATGCTTCGGCCATGAAATGACTCTTGTTGTGCATATTACAGCAAGATAATCTGTTTTCACCAACCGCATTTCCCTTAAAAAATAAAACAATATGGCAATGGAAACAAAAACAGTAAAATTCTACACGCTGG
Protein-coding regions in this window:
- the cdd gene encoding cytidine deaminase, encoding MKELSIKINLKIYQYEELDAADRELTDAACEATKRSYAPYSHFSVGAAARLANGIIVTGTNQENAAYPSGTCAERTTLFYANSQCPDQAVDTLAIAARNEHGNFLEDPIPPCGACRQVMLETEKRFKHPMRVLLYGTKGIYELNNIGELLPLSFDASAMK